The following are encoded together in the Bradyrhizobium algeriense genome:
- a CDS encoding homoserine dehydrogenase, producing the protein MVAPLKVGIAGLGTVGAEVVRLIEEQSRTLSERSGRGVRVVAVTARSKAKKRALDLRGVDWAKSPLALASDPNIDCFVELMGGSGEPALSAIEAALKSGKSVVTANKALIAKHGIRLAKAAEKHGGALNYEAAVGAAIPVIKTLREGLAGTGVNRVYGILNGTCNYILTRMEQEGLSFAECLKDAQRLGYAEANPSFDVDGHDTAQKLAILASLAFGTKVAQSAVYVEGISSIAPEDLRAAEELGYRVKLLGVAVRTAKGIEQRVHPTMVPKSSSIAQVMGVTNAVTIDGEGIPPITLVGPGAGGSATASAVVADIADVARGIRARPFGRPVERLRDTTKAPMERHEGGYYIRLMARDLAGTAATIATRLAEQKISLESIVQRHPEGVDLNGATKKKSPVPVILITYATSEDAVYRALEAVQRDKVISGRPQVIRIEKN; encoded by the coding sequence ATGGTCGCACCCCTGAAAGTGGGTATCGCGGGGCTCGGCACTGTTGGCGCCGAAGTCGTCCGCCTTATCGAAGAGCAGTCGCGGACGCTGTCCGAGCGCAGCGGACGCGGCGTGCGCGTCGTTGCCGTCACGGCGCGCTCGAAGGCGAAGAAGCGCGCGCTGGACCTGCGCGGCGTCGACTGGGCCAAAAGCCCGCTGGCGCTGGCCTCTGACCCCAACATCGATTGCTTTGTCGAACTGATGGGCGGCTCCGGCGAGCCGGCGCTGTCGGCGATCGAGGCCGCGCTGAAGTCCGGCAAGTCGGTGGTGACCGCCAACAAGGCGCTGATCGCCAAACACGGAATTCGGCTGGCCAAGGCTGCGGAGAAGCATGGCGGCGCGCTCAACTACGAGGCCGCCGTTGGCGCGGCCATTCCCGTCATCAAGACCCTTCGCGAGGGGCTTGCCGGTACCGGCGTCAACCGCGTCTACGGCATCCTCAACGGCACCTGCAATTACATCCTGACCCGGATGGAGCAGGAGGGTCTGTCATTTGCCGAATGCCTGAAGGACGCGCAGCGGCTCGGCTATGCCGAAGCCAATCCGTCCTTCGACGTCGACGGCCACGACACCGCGCAGAAGCTTGCGATCCTGGCGAGCCTCGCCTTCGGCACCAAGGTGGCGCAGAGCGCGGTCTATGTCGAAGGCATCTCCTCGATCGCGCCGGAAGATTTGCGCGCGGCTGAGGAACTGGGCTACCGCGTCAAACTGCTTGGCGTGGCGGTGCGGACCGCCAAGGGCATCGAGCAGCGCGTGCATCCGACCATGGTGCCTAAATCATCCTCGATTGCGCAGGTGATGGGTGTTACAAACGCGGTGACTATCGACGGCGAGGGTATCCCGCCGATCACGCTGGTGGGGCCTGGCGCCGGAGGCAGTGCCACCGCTTCCGCCGTCGTTGCCGACATCGCCGATGTGGCGCGCGGTATTCGCGCAAGGCCGTTCGGACGTCCCGTGGAGCGGTTGCGCGACACCACTAAGGCGCCGATGGAGCGCCATGAGGGCGGCTATTACATCCGCCTGATGGCGCGCGATCTCGCCGGCACCGCCGCCACCATCGCCACCCGCCTCGCCGAACAGAAGATTTCACTGGAATCGATCGTGCAGCGTCATCCCGAAGGTGTAGACCTGAATGGCGCCACGAAAAAAAAGTCACCGGTTCCGGTCATCCTGATTACCTACGCAACCTCCGAGGATGCGGTGTACCGCGCGCTAGAGGCGGTACAGCGCGATAAGGTGATCAGCGGCCGGCCGCAGGTGATACGAATCGAGAAAAACTAG
- the glpX gene encoding class II fructose-bisphosphatase: MSTHISVPPQLLLERILTLEIVRVTERAAVSAARLRGHGQEKAADQAAVDAMRRELNKLPIEGTVVIGEGERDEAPMLFIGEKVGLNAGPQVDIAVDPLEGTTLCAKNMPGAIATMAMADGGTLLHAPDVYMEKLAIGPGYTKGVVELDASPADNVRRLAKAKGVEPGAITVLVLDRPRHADIIASIRSTGAAVRLITDGDVAGVIHCADPDNTGVDMYIGTGGAPEGVLAAAALRCIGGQMQCRLILDSEEKRERAHKMGVTDPKMIYGIEDMVRGDCLFAATGVTTGSLLTGVKFRKDSVIETETVVMRSVTGTVRYIKAEHRQLDKFHLD, encoded by the coding sequence ATGTCGACCCATATTTCCGTTCCGCCGCAGCTATTGCTCGAGCGCATCCTCACGCTCGAGATCGTGCGCGTGACGGAACGCGCGGCTGTTTCGGCGGCGCGGCTGCGCGGCCATGGCCAGGAGAAGGCCGCCGACCAGGCGGCCGTCGACGCGATGCGTCGCGAACTCAACAAGCTGCCGATCGAAGGCACTGTCGTGATCGGCGAGGGCGAGCGCGATGAGGCGCCGATGCTGTTCATCGGCGAGAAGGTCGGGCTCAACGCCGGTCCGCAGGTCGATATCGCCGTCGACCCGCTGGAAGGCACCACGCTCTGTGCCAAGAACATGCCGGGCGCGATCGCGACCATGGCGATGGCCGATGGCGGCACGCTGCTGCACGCACCCGACGTCTATATGGAGAAACTCGCGATCGGCCCGGGCTATACCAAGGGCGTGGTCGAGCTCGACGCATCGCCTGCCGACAATGTTCGCCGGCTCGCCAAGGCCAAAGGCGTCGAGCCTGGCGCGATCACGGTGCTGGTACTCGACCGCCCGCGCCACGCCGATATCATCGCCAGCATCCGCTCGACCGGCGCCGCGGTGCGGCTGATCACCGACGGCGACGTGGCGGGCGTGATCCATTGTGCCGATCCTGATAACACCGGCGTCGACATGTATATCGGCACCGGCGGCGCGCCCGAGGGCGTGCTGGCCGCGGCGGCGCTGCGTTGCATCGGCGGCCAGATGCAGTGCCGGCTGATCCTCGACAGCGAGGAGAAGCGCGAGCGCGCGCACAAGATGGGCGTGACCGATCCGAAGATGATCTACGGCATCGAGGACATGGTGCGCGGCGACTGTCTGTTCGCGGCAACCGGCGTCACCACGGGTTCGCTGCTCACGGGCGTCAAATTCCGCAAGGATAGCGTAATCGAGACCGAAACGGTGGTGATGCGTTCGGTCACCGGCACGGTGCGCTACATCAAGGCCGAGCACCGGCAGCTGGATAAATTCCATTTGGATTGA
- a CDS encoding haloacid dehalogenase type II — translation MSDVSAVKALVFDVFGTVVDWRTSLINDFTKWSETSGIEADWTALVDGWRAVYSASMDEVRKHPERGYQILDTLHRQSLEKLVAQFSIQGLSDADLHYLTMGWHRLHPWPDSVPGLTRLKKKYIISPLSNGNVALLTNMAKFAGLPWDLIMSAELFEHYKPDPETYLGAAKLLCLPPGEVMMVAAHNNDLKAAQKLGLKTAFVARPTEYGPHQKYDFEAKGDWDIVAKDFGGIADRLGC, via the coding sequence ATGTCCGATGTTTCGGCGGTAAAAGCGCTGGTGTTCGACGTGTTCGGCACCGTCGTCGACTGGCGCACCAGCCTCATCAATGATTTCACCAAATGGTCGGAAACCTCGGGCATCGAGGCCGACTGGACCGCTCTCGTCGATGGCTGGCGCGCGGTCTACTCCGCCTCGATGGACGAGGTGCGCAAGCATCCCGAACGCGGCTATCAGATACTGGATACGCTGCACCGGCAATCGCTGGAAAAACTGGTGGCGCAGTTTTCAATTCAAGGCTTGAGCGACGCCGATCTGCACTACCTGACGATGGGCTGGCACCGCCTGCATCCCTGGCCCGACAGCGTGCCGGGGCTGACGCGGCTGAAAAAGAAATACATCATCTCGCCGCTCTCCAACGGCAATGTCGCGCTGCTGACCAACATGGCCAAGTTCGCCGGCCTCCCGTGGGACCTCATCATGTCCGCGGAATTGTTCGAGCATTACAAGCCCGATCCGGAAACCTATCTCGGCGCCGCCAAATTGCTGTGCCTGCCGCCGGGTGAGGTGATGATGGTCGCTGCGCACAACAACGATCTGAAGGCCGCGCAGAAGCTCGGCCTCAAGACCGCCTTCGTCGCGCGTCCCACCGAATACGGCCCGCATCAGAAATATGATTTCGAGGCGAAAGGCGACTGGGACATCGTTGCCAAAGATTTTGGCGGCATCGCCGACAGGTTGGGGTGCTGA
- a CDS encoding type II toxin-antitoxin system RelE/ParE family toxin: MRLRVTRRAAMQIEKALDYIEADSPQGANHVRERIQTLFRLLAQHPYAGQATDLPGVRRLTLSPYPYLIFYRVTDSDVIIQRMRHASRRPRSASGTP; the protein is encoded by the coding sequence GTGAGGCTGCGCGTCACACGGCGCGCGGCGATGCAGATCGAGAAGGCGCTTGACTACATCGAGGCGGATTCGCCCCAAGGGGCAAACCATGTTCGCGAGCGGATTCAAACTCTGTTCCGTTTGCTGGCGCAGCACCCTTACGCCGGGCAAGCGACCGACCTTCCAGGTGTGCGGCGCCTCACTCTCAGCCCTTATCCCTATCTGATTTTTTATCGCGTCACCGATAGCGACGTTATCATTCAGCGTATGCGCCACGCATCGCGCCGGCCGCGCTCCGCGTCAGGCACGCCATGA
- a CDS encoding methyl-accepting chemotaxis protein — MSVALRSQTATIAKQPANAAGAEDEADVSALIARLTAEVNQVACEKTKSIQKITNQMKMLALNALIESSRAGAQGAGFAVVAQEVRNVGQQVETIARELESQLTNRTGNLMNSIAQMADRSRGERMVDLSLNAIELIDRNLYERTCDVRWWATDSAVVDCAAAPEAAAVAHASERMAVILGAYTVYLDLWLCDLDGNVRANGRADRFGVVSQNVSHTKWFRAARNLRSGDDYAVGDVECQPLLGNAQVVTYCASVRAGGKANGKPTGVLAVHFDWEPQARAIVQGVRVGAADKARVLLVDSNFRVIAASDGQGLLTERVSLPLEGRRSGFHQDRSGALVAFHATPGYETYKGLGWFGVIQGGVG; from the coding sequence ATGTCCGTCGCGCTTCGCTCCCAGACAGCAACGATCGCAAAACAGCCAGCCAATGCAGCGGGCGCCGAGGACGAGGCCGACGTTTCCGCGCTGATCGCCAGATTGACCGCCGAGGTCAATCAGGTCGCCTGCGAGAAGACCAAGTCGATCCAGAAGATCACCAACCAGATGAAGATGCTGGCGCTGAACGCGCTGATCGAGAGTTCACGCGCAGGCGCCCAGGGTGCGGGCTTTGCCGTGGTGGCGCAGGAAGTTCGCAACGTCGGCCAGCAAGTCGAGACCATCGCCCGCGAACTCGAAAGCCAGCTCACCAACCGCACCGGCAATCTGATGAATTCGATCGCGCAGATGGCCGACCGCTCGCGCGGCGAGCGCATGGTCGATCTGTCGCTGAACGCCATCGAACTGATCGATCGCAACCTCTATGAGCGCACCTGCGACGTGCGCTGGTGGGCGACCGATTCCGCCGTCGTCGATTGCGCGGCGGCGCCGGAGGCTGCCGCCGTCGCGCATGCGTCGGAACGGATGGCCGTGATCCTCGGCGCCTACACCGTCTATCTCGATCTCTGGCTGTGCGATCTCGACGGCAATGTGCGCGCCAACGGCCGCGCCGATCGCTTTGGCGTCGTGAGCCAGAACGTGTCGCACACAAAATGGTTTCGCGCGGCACGGAACCTGCGCTCCGGCGACGATTACGCCGTCGGCGACGTCGAATGCCAGCCCCTGCTTGGCAACGCCCAGGTCGTGACCTATTGCGCCAGCGTTCGCGCCGGCGGCAAGGCCAACGGCAAACCGACCGGCGTGCTGGCGGTCCACTTCGACTGGGAGCCGCAAGCCCGCGCCATCGTGCAAGGCGTGCGCGTCGGCGCCGCCGACAAGGCGCGCGTGCTGCTGGTCGATTCGAATTTCCGGGTAATCGCGGCGTCCGACGGCCAGGGCCTGCTCACCGAGCGCGTCTCGCTTCCACTGGAGGGACGGCGCTCCGGCTTCCATCAGGACCGCTCCGGCGCGCTGGTCGCGTTCCACGCCACGCCCGGCTACGAAACGTATAAGGGCCTCGGCTGGTTCGGGGTGATCCAGGGCGGGGTGGGATAG
- the recJ gene encoding single-stranded-DNA-specific exonuclease RecJ, whose translation MTLPVSALPVELPPAFLGVLRSATGKLWRDRLDARGAARALAITQRYQLPEMLARVLAGRDVGIDEVEDFLDPTIRKLMPDPHTVTAMETAARRIADAAARAEKVAIFGDYDVDGATSAALLAWHLRHCGLDPLIHIPDRIFEGYGPNVDAVRGLAGKGATLLVTVDCGTTSLEPLAEARKLGMSVVVIDHHQTGDELPEVDALVNPNRPDDLSGLGHLAAVGLVLITLVAVNRELRSRGFWNAERPEPDLLGMLHHVALGTVADVAPLTGLNRAFVAKGLIAMRRRDHIGHTALMDVARLNGPPEAWHLGFMLGPRINAGGRIGRADLGVRLLLEGDISEAARIAAELDRLNSERRIIEQAAEAQAEAEALASLGLEDKGAVIVTAAEGWHPGIVGLVASRLKEKFARPAFAIALEPGGIGTGSGRSISGVDLGKAVRQAVKERLLMKGGGHAMAAGVTLRKEKLAEFRAFMESALAEDVANSRHEHELFIDGAVSARSVTVEFATMLNRAGPFGAANPEPVIALPAHQLVYADEVGQAHLRLRFKSGDGAIVNGIAFRSVGQKLGHALTQNRGQPLHVAGSLAVDRFQGSERVQLRVTDVAVPDPGPALIR comes from the coding sequence ATGACGCTCCCCGTATCCGCACTGCCCGTTGAACTGCCGCCGGCGTTTCTCGGCGTCTTGCGTTCGGCGACCGGCAAATTGTGGCGCGACCGGCTCGATGCCAGGGGGGCGGCGCGGGCGCTGGCGATCACGCAGCGCTACCAATTGCCGGAGATGCTGGCGCGCGTGCTGGCGGGGCGCGATGTCGGGATCGACGAGGTCGAGGATTTTCTCGATCCGACCATCCGCAAACTGATGCCCGATCCCCACACCGTGACGGCGATGGAGACGGCGGCGAGGCGCATTGCCGACGCAGCCGCGCGCGCCGAGAAGGTCGCGATCTTCGGCGATTACGACGTCGATGGCGCGACCTCGGCGGCGCTGCTGGCCTGGCATCTGCGCCATTGCGGGCTCGATCCGCTGATCCACATCCCCGACCGCATCTTCGAGGGCTATGGCCCCAATGTCGACGCGGTGCGGGGGCTCGCCGGCAAAGGCGCGACGCTGCTCGTCACCGTCGATTGCGGCACCACCAGCCTCGAGCCGCTGGCGGAAGCACGGAAGCTCGGCATGTCCGTGGTCGTCATCGACCACCACCAGACCGGCGACGAATTGCCGGAGGTCGATGCGCTGGTGAACCCGAACCGGCCTGACGATCTCTCAGGCCTCGGTCATCTCGCTGCCGTCGGCCTGGTGCTGATCACGCTGGTGGCGGTGAACCGGGAATTGCGTAGCCGCGGCTTCTGGAATGCCGAGCGGCCGGAGCCGGATCTGCTCGGCATGCTGCACCATGTGGCGCTCGGCACCGTGGCCGACGTCGCGCCCCTGACCGGGCTCAACCGCGCCTTCGTCGCCAAGGGCCTGATCGCGATGCGCCGCCGCGACCATATCGGCCATACCGCGCTGATGGACGTGGCGCGGCTGAACGGACCGCCGGAAGCCTGGCACCTCGGATTCATGCTGGGGCCGCGCATCAATGCCGGCGGTCGCATCGGCCGCGCCGATCTCGGGGTGCGGCTGCTGCTGGAAGGCGACATCTCGGAGGCCGCGCGGATCGCAGCCGAGCTCGACCGGCTCAACAGCGAGCGCCGCATCATCGAGCAGGCGGCGGAGGCGCAAGCCGAGGCCGAAGCGCTGGCTTCGCTCGGGCTCGAAGACAAGGGCGCGGTGATCGTGACCGCCGCCGAGGGCTGGCATCCCGGCATCGTCGGTCTGGTCGCCTCGCGGCTGAAGGAGAAATTTGCACGTCCCGCCTTTGCGATTGCGCTGGAGCCGGGCGGCATCGGCACCGGCTCGGGCCGCTCGATCTCGGGCGTCGATCTCGGCAAGGCGGTGCGGCAGGCGGTGAAGGAGCGGCTCTTGATGAAGGGCGGCGGCCACGCCATGGCCGCGGGCGTGACGCTGCGCAAGGAGAAGCTTGCGGAATTTCGTGCCTTCATGGAAAGCGCGCTGGCCGAGGACGTCGCCAACTCCCGTCACGAGCACGAGCTGTTCATCGACGGTGCGGTGAGCGCGCGCAGCGTAACCGTGGAATTCGCGACGATGCTGAACCGCGCCGGGCCGTTCGGGGCGGCCAATCCAGAGCCCGTGATCGCGCTGCCGGCGCATCAGCTGGTCTATGCCGACGAAGTGGGGCAAGCGCATCTGCGCCTGCGCTTCAAGTCGGGCGACGGCGCCATCGTCAACGGCATCGCGTTTCGCTCGGTCGGGCAGAAGCTCGGCCACGCGCTGACGCAGAACCGCGGCCAGCCGCTGCATGTGGCAGGCTCGCTCGCGGTCGATCGCTTTCAGGGCTCGGAACGCGTGCAGTTGCGCGTGACCGACGTCGCAGTGCCGGATCCGGGACCGGCCTTGATCAGGTAA
- a CDS encoding glucose 1-dehydrogenase: MTGQVQGKVALVTGGASGIGEAVCELLAREGASIAVTDVDDLKGPEVVARIKKAGGEASFWHHDVTSEERWIEVVADVMKRYGRLDVLVSNAGIGISVPTITEMSLADWRRQNAVNLDGVFLSVKHCLPAMRKTGGGSVIMMSSLAGLRGAAGLSGYSATKGGVRLFAKSIAMECATFGDGIRVNSVHPGIIDTPIWGKIPAGATGSGQNAPIDPEERAKMVTPLGRAGEAEEIAQGVLYLASDASRYVTGTELVIDGGMNAGGVARRA; encoded by the coding sequence ATGACAGGACAGGTTCAGGGCAAGGTCGCGCTGGTGACGGGTGGTGCGTCCGGCATCGGGGAGGCGGTTTGCGAATTGCTGGCGCGCGAAGGCGCCTCAATTGCCGTAACCGACGTCGACGATTTGAAAGGTCCCGAGGTCGTCGCGCGGATCAAGAAGGCGGGTGGAGAGGCGAGCTTTTGGCATCACGACGTCACCAGCGAGGAACGCTGGATCGAGGTCGTGGCTGACGTGATGAAGCGCTACGGGCGGCTGGACGTGCTGGTCTCGAACGCCGGCATCGGAATCTCCGTTCCGACGATCACCGAGATGTCGCTGGCGGATTGGCGGCGGCAGAACGCGGTCAATCTCGACGGCGTATTTTTATCCGTGAAGCATTGCCTGCCGGCGATGCGCAAGACCGGCGGCGGCTCCGTCATCATGATGTCGTCGCTGGCGGGGTTGCGCGGTGCGGCCGGTCTTTCCGGTTACTCCGCGACCAAGGGCGGTGTCCGGCTGTTCGCCAAGTCGATCGCGATGGAGTGCGCCACGTTTGGCGACGGCATCCGCGTCAACTCGGTGCATCCCGGAATCATCGACACGCCGATCTGGGGCAAGATTCCGGCTGGAGCCACAGGCAGCGGGCAGAACGCGCCGATCGATCCTGAGGAACGGGCCAAAATGGTGACGCCGCTCGGGCGTGCCGGCGAGGCTGAGGAGATCGCGCAGGGCGTGTTGTATCTGGCGTCGGATGCCTCGCGTTACGTGACGGGAACGGAGCTCGTCATCGATGGCGGGATGAATGCGGGCGGGGTGGCGCGGAGGGCGTGA
- a CDS encoding LysR substrate-binding domain-containing protein, with product MRRLPPLIGLRAFEAAARHLSFKRAAHELHVTPTAISHQVRQLEEAIGVRLFERRTRQVLLTAEGQVLLPILRDGFDSFARVIDGLSRTRRRTVVTLSATPAFAAKWLVPRIAAFRKARPDIDLTLLATLEAVDLGSGVADLALRYGPGPYPDLVAETLTVDRFAPVVSPRLGIKKTSDLRSATLLHFDWYRRDPRNPTWRRWLKIAGVDGIDARAGLRFSDETHAIQATVAGAGIALHSLLLVSDELAQGTLEVPFGPELEGFSLHLVRGRDRPLSEPIEAVQTWLRAQFTAAPQ from the coding sequence ATGCGACGTCTGCCTCCATTGATTGGCCTGCGCGCGTTCGAGGCCGCCGCGCGACATCTGAGCTTCAAGCGCGCAGCGCACGAACTGCACGTCACGCCGACGGCGATCAGTCATCAGGTGCGGCAGCTCGAGGAAGCGATCGGCGTGAGATTGTTCGAACGGCGCACGCGCCAGGTGCTGCTTACGGCGGAAGGGCAAGTACTGTTGCCGATTCTGCGCGACGGCTTCGATTCCTTTGCGCGCGTTATCGATGGCTTGAGCCGCACGCGGCGGCGCACCGTGGTGACGCTGTCCGCGACACCTGCTTTCGCGGCCAAGTGGTTAGTGCCGCGCATCGCGGCATTTCGCAAGGCGCGACCGGACATCGATCTCACGTTGCTCGCGACGCTGGAAGCCGTCGACCTCGGTTCGGGCGTCGCTGATCTCGCCCTGCGCTACGGCCCCGGACCCTACCCCGATCTGGTCGCTGAGACCCTTACCGTCGATCGCTTTGCGCCGGTCGTAAGTCCGCGCCTCGGTATCAAGAAAACGAGCGACCTGCGGTCAGCAACCCTGCTGCATTTCGACTGGTATCGTCGCGATCCCCGCAATCCGACCTGGCGTCGCTGGCTGAAAATTGCCGGCGTTGATGGCATCGATGCACGGGCGGGCCTGCGCTTCAGCGATGAGACCCATGCGATCCAGGCGACGGTCGCCGGCGCCGGGATCGCGCTGCATAGCCTGCTGCTTGTCTCCGACGAACTGGCGCAGGGCACGTTGGAGGTCCCGTTCGGACCGGAGCTTGAAGGCTTCTCCTTGCACCTGGTCCGCGGCCGCGACAGACCACTGAGCGAACCGATCGAGGCGGTGCAGACTTGGTTGCGGGCGCAATTCACCGCAGCGCCCCAATAG
- a CDS encoding FMN-dependent NADH-azoreductase, producing the protein MKLLRIDSSARSQASDRSSRGSHTRRLTERFTRRWLQQRPNDVLISRDVGQSPPHPVAEKWIGAAFTKPDQREPWMKEALAESDALINELIAADLVVAGVPMYNFGMPAQFKAYIDNVVRVGRTFGFDRSRPDDPYTPLLAGMDKRLILLGSRGDYGYDPGGRIAHINHVEGAIRDVFAFLGVTAFHSVAIEYDEFGGDRLQASIAAAEGAVDELVDRLAGARQAVYPPCLNRASTFSPP; encoded by the coding sequence ATGAAGCTATTGCGAATTGATTCCAGCGCGCGTTCCCAAGCCTCAGACCGAAGTTCGCGCGGGTCGCATACGCGCAGGCTCACCGAGCGGTTTACTCGCCGCTGGCTGCAACAGCGGCCGAATGATGTTCTGATCAGTCGCGATGTCGGCCAATCACCGCCGCATCCGGTCGCCGAAAAATGGATCGGCGCCGCCTTCACCAAGCCCGATCAACGTGAGCCCTGGATGAAGGAGGCGCTGGCCGAAAGCGATGCGCTCATCAACGAGCTGATCGCAGCCGATTTGGTCGTGGCCGGCGTGCCGATGTACAATTTCGGGATGCCCGCGCAGTTCAAGGCTTATATCGACAACGTCGTGCGGGTCGGCCGCACGTTCGGTTTTGACCGTTCGAGGCCTGACGATCCCTATACGCCACTGCTGGCGGGGATGGACAAGCGTCTCATCTTGCTCGGTTCCCGCGGCGATTACGGGTACGATCCGGGCGGCCGCATCGCTCATATCAATCATGTGGAGGGTGCTATCCGCGATGTCTTCGCCTTTCTCGGCGTCACCGCGTTCCACAGCGTCGCAATCGAGTATGACGAGTTCGGCGGCGATCGATTGCAGGCGTCGATTGCGGCGGCGGAAGGCGCCGTCGATGAACTGGTCGATCGGCTAGCGGGGGCGCGGCAAGCGGTTTACCCACCCTGTCTCAACCGCGCCAGCACCTTCAGCCCGCCGTAA
- a CDS encoding lytic murein transglycosylase produces MKQPDSPDAPTRRAVLKAGIGAGTLLATPLAAFAAPPGFDQWRDNFRARVIAKGISDATWTRVMGRIEPDMSVFRQMQKQPEFHEQIWQYINRRASDWRIINGREALKKNEALFARIEQDFGVERGTLLALWGVESAYGDPLVQQNHMRPIFPALAALAWNEPRRRAYWETELINALKIVDRGWGTPEEMRGSWAGAMGHTQWMPEVWLNVGMDYDKDGRVSPFGKPDDALGSSARYLLNRGKYHRGEHWGYEVRGGSSSGSRTYAAWASAGVTRADGKPFPQPNASAQMWVPVAGGPSFLLGPNFYSVKSYNPSMNYALAICHLGDRILGAPPFIQPFPGSERALTLAEVQEVQTRLTKAGFDTGGTDGRVGNDTMKAVRDYQTKMGLLPADGYGGLKVLARLRQGG; encoded by the coding sequence ATGAAACAGCCCGATTCCCCTGATGCCCCGACCCGCCGCGCCGTGCTGAAGGCCGGCATCGGCGCAGGCACCCTGCTCGCCACACCGCTTGCCGCGTTTGCAGCCCCACCCGGCTTCGACCAGTGGCGCGACAATTTTCGCGCGCGCGTAATTGCAAAAGGCATTTCGGACGCGACCTGGACGCGGGTGATGGGCCGCATCGAGCCCGACATGAGCGTGTTCCGGCAGATGCAGAAGCAGCCGGAATTCCACGAGCAGATCTGGCAATACATCAATCGCCGCGCCTCGGACTGGCGCATCATCAACGGCCGTGAAGCCCTGAAGAAGAACGAGGCCCTGTTCGCCCGGATCGAGCAGGATTTTGGCGTCGAACGCGGCACGCTGCTGGCGCTGTGGGGCGTTGAATCAGCCTATGGCGATCCACTGGTGCAGCAGAACCATATGCGTCCCATTTTTCCAGCGCTGGCCGCACTTGCCTGGAACGAGCCGCGCCGCCGCGCCTATTGGGAAACCGAGTTGATCAACGCCCTGAAGATCGTCGATCGCGGCTGGGGCACGCCGGAGGAAATGCGCGGCTCCTGGGCCGGCGCGATGGGTCATACGCAGTGGATGCCCGAAGTCTGGCTCAATGTCGGCATGGACTACGACAAGGACGGCCGCGTCTCGCCGTTCGGCAAGCCGGACGATGCACTCGGCTCCAGCGCACGCTATCTGCTCAACCGCGGCAAGTATCATCGCGGCGAGCATTGGGGCTATGAGGTCCGCGGAGGGTCTTCGAGCGGCAGCCGGACCTACGCGGCATGGGCCAGCGCCGGCGTCACGCGCGCCGACGGCAAGCCGTTCCCGCAGCCGAACGCATCCGCGCAGATGTGGGTGCCGGTCGCCGGCGGTCCTTCGTTCCTGTTGGGGCCGAATTTCTATTCGGTGAAGAGCTACAATCCGTCGATGAACTACGCGCTGGCGATCTGCCATCTCGGCGACCGCATTCTGGGCGCGCCGCCTTTCATCCAGCCCTTCCCCGGCTCCGAGCGTGCGCTGACGCTCGCCGAGGTGCAGGAAGTGCAGACGCGGCTGACAAAGGCCGGCTTCGACACCGGCGGCACCGACGGCCGCGTTGGCAACGACACCATGAAGGCGGTGAGGGATTATCAGACCAAGATGGGATTGCTGCCCGCCGACGGTTACGGCGGGCTGAAGGTGCTGGCGCGGTTGAGACAGGGTGGGTAA
- a CDS encoding MarR family winged helix-turn-helix transcriptional regulator, which translates to MLRPPPPGEGKRGEQGYLAYLLRQAQAATRLAMERSLADLGVTPPQFVVLTMLRAYPGLSGAELARVAMLTPQTVGVIIRNLERDDAIKKTPHPVHGRVLQWTVTRRGAALLDRCKRHAQVIEQRLTAGLSARDQAMIRRWLAKIAADL; encoded by the coding sequence ATGCTTCGTCCGCCGCCGCCCGGCGAAGGCAAACGCGGCGAGCAAGGCTACCTCGCCTACCTGCTGCGCCAGGCCCAGGCCGCGACGCGGCTCGCAATGGAGCGGTCGCTGGCCGACCTCGGCGTGACCCCGCCGCAATTCGTCGTACTGACCATGCTCAGGGCCTATCCCGGCCTGTCCGGCGCCGAGCTTGCGCGGGTGGCAATGCTGACGCCGCAGACGGTCGGCGTCATCATCCGCAATCTCGAGCGCGACGACGCCATCAAGAAGACCCCGCACCCCGTTCATGGCCGGGTGCTGCAGTGGACGGTGACGCGGCGGGGTGCTGCTTTGCTCGACAGGTGCAAGCGACACGCGCAAGTGATCGAGCAACGGCTGACGGCCGGGCTGTCTGCCAGGGACCAGGCCATGATCCGCCGCTGGCTCGCCAAAATCGCCGCGGATTTGTGA